The Erigeron canadensis isolate Cc75 chromosome 4, C_canadensis_v1, whole genome shotgun sequence genome window below encodes:
- the LOC122597692 gene encoding late embryogenesis abundant protein Dc3-like, which produces MASQKQSYRAGEAKGQAEEKTRQTKDDTATAKDKATQMGRSTKETTEAGKEKTGGGVIQRTSEQVKNMAQGAAEKVKLDTFGMAGNGEDDDDEINL; this is translated from the coding sequence ATGGCATCTCAAAAACAGAGTTACAGGGCAGGTGAAGCTAAAGGCCAAGCTGAAGAAAAAACACGACAAACCAAAGACGACACAGCAACTGCCAAAGACAAGGCAACACAGATGGGCCGGTCCACAAAAGAGACGACGGAGGCCGGGAAAGAGAAGACTGGAGGAGGGGTGATACAAAGGACTAGCGAGCAAGTGAAAAATATGGCTCAAGGGGCTGCTGAGAAAGTTAAATTAGACACTTTTGGAATGGCCGGAAATGgcgaggatgatgatgatgaaattaatTTGTAA
- the LOC122595662 gene encoding lys-63-specific deubiquitinase BRCC36: MSLTSVKMGEDVWMTCLTHALSTETEEIMGLLLGDIQHSKNGSVTALIWGALPQPRSDRQKDRVETNPEQLTAASVQAEKMTVETGRTTRVIGWYHSHPHITVLPSHVDVRTQAMYQLLDSGFIGLIFSCFNEDQYKVGRIQVTAFQSLDGKQNNVLRPIPLSPINKSSVIDLESSLSTDNSLTNSGSTRVDCLELDTGDSKAAVGASKGGGKSSALKGFFANADRGVNYPTGNIESSVVDIDPMDMSESMQEAMHRSTMEMSGAEYVRKEVPLQVLPTLSLLSLDSPLASYTDLQSVLYEEERTAYHQAILQNMRDGKVHPLSFIHHTSTYQASICKLMEYCLSPAINALQDRITENEIRLRMLANEAKILEKESARGADSSSSSPRNVSTHGHRGSPKDLYSPFESNNARSVSGSGSRSRKAS, translated from the exons ATGTCGTTAACGAGTGTGAAAATGGGGGAAGATGTATGGATGACGTGTCTCACTCATGCATTGTCTACCGAAACTGAAGAAATCATGGGCCTTTTGCTTGGTGACATTCAg CATTCCAAGAATGGAAGTGTGACTGCCTTGATTTGGGGAGCATTGCCACAACCACGTTCTGATAGGCAGAAGGACCGTGTTGAGACAAATCCTGAGCAGTTGACAGCTGCATCAGTTCAGGCTGAG AAAATGACTGTGGAAACCGGAAGAACCACACGAGTGATTGGCTGGTACCACTCGCATCCGCATATCACAGTTCTCCCTTCTCATGTTG ATGTGCGAACTCAGGCTATGTATCAACTTCTAGATTCTGGCTTTATAGGATTaattttttcatgttttaatgAAGATCAATATAAG GTTGGAAGAATACAAGTGACTGCATTTCAGTCCTTAGATGGAAAGCAAAATAATGTGTTAAGACCTATTCCCCTATCTCCTATAAATAAGAGCTCAGTTATAGACCTGGAATCTTCGTTAAGTACAGATAATTCACTCACAAATTCTGGTTCAACAAGGGTAGATTGTCTAGAACTTGACACGGGTGACTCAAAAGCTGCTGTAGGAGCTTCAAAG GGTGGAGGGAAATCATCTGCTTTGAAAGGGTTTTTTGCAAATGCAGATAGAGGAGTGAACTACCCTACTGGCAACATAGAAAGTTCAGTAGTTGATATTGACCCCATGGATATGTCTGAAAGTATGCAAGAGGCGATGCATCGATCCACTATGGAAATGAG TGGTGCAGAATACGTACGGAAAGAAGTTCCCCTCCAGGTTTTGCCAACCTTGTCTCTTCTCAGTCTTGACTCACCTTTGGCGTCATACACTGATTTACAATCTGTGTTGTATGAGGAGGAGCGGACAGCATACCATCAAGCAATCCTCCAAAATATGAG GGACGGGAAAGTCCACCCGCTTTCTTTCATTCATCATACTTCAACTTATCAAGCTTCTATCTGCAAGTTAATGGAATATTG CCTAAGTCCTGCCATAAATGCACTTCAGGACCGTATAACAGAAAATGAAATTCGG CTGCGAATGCTAGCAAATGAAGCCAAAATTCTGGAAAAGGAAAGTGCACGAGGGGCTGATTCAAGTTCAAGTTCTCCACGTAATGTTTCAACTCATGGACATAGAGGATCTCCTAAGGATTTGTACAGTCCCTTTGAATCCAACAACGCGAGATCTGTTTCTGGTTCTGGTAGTCGTAGTAGAAAAGCTTCTTAG
- the LOC122598201 gene encoding DNA replication complex GINS protein PSF1, with protein sequence MYGRKASQLVKEVVSSEPGQLSTFNNDLFAQVIEECNQHILQLQALFRKMQEEGTSNQPTKNPDHCGALFHHLTLVRNKRCLMAYVYNRAEIIQKLVWTINIPGEIQEKLSSTEKEYYDKQKNILAKYKHKLDIDMSLDLVPPKDPYIKVRVLEDMGDCFFGAQATKVAKHAILFLRRTDVESHISEGKMEELTS encoded by the exons ATGTATGGACGAAAGGCGTCTCAACTCGTAAAAGAAGTCGTTAGCAGTGAACCCGGACAGCTCTCAACCTTTAAT AATGATCTTTTTGCTCAAGTCATCGAAGAATGTAATCAGCATATTCTTCAACTGCAAGCTCTGTTTAG AAAGATGCAAGAGGAAGGAACAAGCAATCAGCCAACTAAAAATCCTGATCATTGTGGGGCACTTTTTCACCATCTCACATTGGTCCGAAATAAGCGTTGTCTCATGGCTTATGT GTACAATCGAGCAGAAATTATTCAGAAGTTGGTGTGGACCATCAATATCCCCGGTGAAATTCAGGAGAAACTTAGCAGCACGGAGAAAGAATATTatgataaacaaaaaaatattctaGCAAAATACAAGCACAAGTTGGATATCGATATGTCCTTG GACCTGGTGCCACCCAAAGATCCCTACATCAAGGTGAGGGTTCTTGAAGATATGGGTGATTGCTTTTTTGGTGCTCAAGCAACTAAGGTGGCAAAGCATGCAATTCTCTTTCTTAGGCGAACTGATGTAGAAAGTCACATTTCCGAG GGTAAAATGGAGGAGCTCACCAGTTGA
- the LOC122598030 gene encoding uncharacterized protein LOC122598030 produces MATSSKVKKKATIISFISSRIFFFFIFFQIPLFRFPCRIGTCMSPMELTSSQLVASEVIPAGVVKALLYPGAIGKAIFNNKPIPKYKNILDTYKLRNVQQGPSSYDLQHIEVLAGSYLAVAGAIIGLFRSRRLGLFGMLMLIWGLSREPRFSKGHKVSVSVYYPTMSIAVLSAFLSIRDDVKKIASCFKWTFSKPKYK; encoded by the exons atggcaACATCATCAAAAGTGAAGAAAAAGGCAACAATCATTTCATTCATATCTTCCagaatcttctttttctttatcttcTTCCAAATTCCTCTTTTCAG ATTCCCATGTCGAATTGGTACATGCATGTCGCCAATGGAGCTAACATCTTCACAATTGGTTGCAAGTGAAGTGATTCCTGCAGGGGTAGTCAAGGCTCTCCTGTACCCTGGTGCCATTGGAAAAGCAATCTTTAACAACAAGCCTATTCCTAAGTATAAGAACATACTAGACACCTACAAGTTGAGAAATGTTCAACAAGGTCCTTCATCATATGATCTCCAGCATATCGAG GTTCTAGCTGGAAGCTATCTGGCTGTGGCAGGAGCGATAATCGGTCTCTTCAGATCAAGAAGATTGGGCCTTTTTGGTATGCTTATGTTAATCTGGGGACTTTCCAGGGAACCCCGTTTTTCGAAAGGTCACAAAGTTTCCGTTTCTGTCTACTACCCTACAATGTCAATCGCGGTCCTTTCTGCCTTCCTTTCTATAAGAGATGATGTTAAAAAGATTGCTTCTTGTTTCAAGTGGACCTTTTCAAAGCCCAAGTACAAATGA
- the LOC122595687 gene encoding biotin carboxyl carrier protein of acetyl-CoA carboxylase-like has translation MAASSFGASSLKPCNLRLNPRIELANLHQNGLRLSNSQRFDGLAISHRSGKASNGCLCLPVKNDVQSGTDLEDCSEVEVSSESTSQFNPSATDVESLLTEICDTTSIAEVDLKLGGFRLHVLRDLTGPSTSSPPPVSAPIVSATVEAPPEQNGSASSLSLAITKAEPNSVGIQTILDTAADEGLAIIQSPRVGFFRRSRTIKGKRAPPPCKEKQIVKEGQVVCYIEQLGGELPIESDVAGEVIKILREDGEPVGYGDALIAVLPSFPGIKKL, from the exons ATGGCTGCAA GTAGTTTTGGTGCATCAAGTTTAAAACCATGTAACTTAAGATTAAATCCTAGAATTGAGTTAGCCAATTTACATCAGAATGGACTAAGGCTATCGAATTCGCAACGTTTTGATGGTTTGGCGATATCACACCGGTCAGGGAAGGCGTCAAACGGATGTCTTTGTTTGCCTGTCAAGAATGATGTCCAAT CTGGTACAGACTTAGAAGATTGCTCTGAGGTGGAAGTATCTTCTGAATCAACAAGCCAATTCAATCCAAGTGCTACAGAT GTGGAGTCTCTTCTAACGGAAATTTGTGATACAACTTCAATTGCAGAGGTTGATTTGAAA CTTGGTGGCTTTCGGTTACATGTACTGAGAGACTTAACAGGACCAAGCACAAGTTCTCCACCTCCTGTTTCCGCTCCAATAGTTAGTGCAACGGTAGAGGCACCACCTGAACAGAATGGGTCAGCATCGTCACTATCTCTAGCTATCACTAAAGCTGAACCTAATTCAGTTGGGATTCAGACGATTTTGGATACAGCTGCTGATGAAGGATTGGCTATAATTCAGTCTCCCAGG GTTGGGTTCTTTAGACGATCACGGACAATTAAGGGAAAGCGAGCACCTCCACCATGCAAAGAG AAGCAAATTGTGAAGGAGGGTCAAGTTGTTTGTTACATTGAGCAGCTTGGTGGAGAGCTTCCCATTGAG TCTGATGTAGCTGGTGAAGTTATTAAAATACTTCGTGAGGATGGCG AACCTGTGGGATATGGTGATGCTCTAATTGCAGTTCTTCCCTCTTTTCCTGGGATCAAGAAGCTTTAG